In Arthrobacter burdickii, one DNA window encodes the following:
- a CDS encoding site-2 protease family protein, whose product MSSGRQPARTQRSPGLSLGRLAGIPVVLAWSWFVITAFIVLVFGPRVSQTFPGIGAGAYAVALGYALLLAASVLIHELAHALTARAFGWPTTRIVLNLWGGHTQFASFNASPGRSLAVALAGPAANFVLAGLGWVILQALTPGSVSYLLATILVWANLLVALFNVLPGLPLDGGRLVESAVWKATGSQEKGTVAAGWAGRIIVLLLLASVVGIQLLQGRGPDLLVIVLTVVMGASLWMGATAAIENARMRLRLPAISAGRLQQRAVGVPAGTTVLAAHRLLRDNPGAAVVLTGPSGEPEAVVDEAALLAVPDDVAATTAVNTAARRLAAGAYVPESAAGQELLQFLARLEGNEYAVINPQGAVTGVLHQRTVVQAITGKATPGP is encoded by the coding sequence ATGAGTAGCGGCCGGCAACCGGCCCGGACGCAGCGGAGCCCCGGGCTGTCGCTCGGCCGACTCGCGGGCATCCCCGTGGTCCTCGCATGGTCCTGGTTCGTCATCACGGCCTTCATCGTGCTCGTGTTCGGGCCGCGCGTCTCGCAGACGTTCCCGGGTATCGGTGCCGGCGCCTACGCCGTCGCCCTCGGCTACGCCCTGCTCCTCGCCGCGTCCGTGCTCATCCATGAACTGGCCCACGCCCTCACCGCGCGTGCCTTCGGCTGGCCGACCACCCGGATCGTCCTGAACCTCTGGGGCGGCCACACGCAGTTCGCGAGCTTCAACGCCTCGCCGGGCAGGTCCCTCGCCGTCGCCCTCGCCGGGCCCGCGGCGAACTTCGTCCTCGCGGGCCTCGGGTGGGTCATCCTGCAGGCCCTCACGCCCGGGTCGGTGTCCTATCTGCTCGCCACCATCCTGGTCTGGGCCAACCTCCTCGTCGCCCTGTTCAACGTGCTGCCGGGCCTGCCGCTGGACGGCGGGCGCCTCGTCGAGAGCGCGGTCTGGAAGGCGACCGGCAGCCAGGAGAAGGGCACGGTGGCGGCCGGCTGGGCCGGACGCATCATCGTCCTCCTCCTGCTCGCGTCGGTGGTGGGCATCCAGTTGCTACAGGGGCGCGGCCCCGACCTCCTGGTCATCGTCCTCACCGTCGTCATGGGCGCCTCCCTGTGGATGGGCGCCACGGCCGCCATCGAGAATGCGCGCATGCGCCTGCGCCTCCCCGCCATCAGTGCCGGCCGGCTGCAGCAGCGCGCCGTCGGTGTCCCCGCGGGCACCACGGTCCTCGCCGCGCACCGGCTCCTGCGGGACAACCCCGGAGCCGCCGTCGTCCTGACCGGACCCTCCGGCGAGCCCGAGGCCGTCGTCGACGAGGCCGCGCTCCTCGCCGTCCCCGACGACGTGGCCGCGACCACGGCCGTCAACACCGCGGCACGTCGGCTGGCTGCCGGCGCCTACGTGCCGGAGTCGGCCGCGGGCCAGGAACTCCTGCAGTTCCTCGCCCGGCTCGAGGGGAACGAGTACGCCGTCATCAACCCCCAGGGTGCCGTGACGGGCGTGCTGCACCAGCGGACGGTCGTCCAGGCCATCACCGGCAAGGCCACGCCCGGTCCCTAG
- a CDS encoding HAD family hydrolase, translated as MSNHLTGSVRTRPTEIHRTVSGRSGNVRGLQGVLWDMDGTIVDTEPYWIRAEKELVESHGGTWTTEQATTLVGQALEYSAGVLQRAGVALDIRSIIEHLTDRVAADVRAAVPWRPGARELLSALRAEGVPCAMVTMSESLLAGEIAAQLPEGTFSHLVTGDRVSAGKPDPEAYQLGFDLLAADHPGLRKDRVVAIEDSLPGVTSALAAGLVTLAVPHFVPLPPDGRRTDWDTLEGRTPADLAALLPEETGEDRHE; from the coding sequence ATGTCCAACCACCTCACCGGCAGTGTCCGAACCCGTCCGACCGAGATCCACCGGACCGTCTCTGGACGGTCGGGAAACGTCCGGGGACTGCAGGGCGTGCTGTGGGACATGGACGGGACGATCGTCGACACGGAGCCGTACTGGATCCGGGCGGAGAAGGAACTGGTCGAGTCCCACGGCGGAACCTGGACCACCGAGCAGGCGACCACCCTCGTCGGCCAGGCCCTCGAGTACTCCGCCGGCGTGCTCCAGCGGGCCGGCGTCGCGCTGGACATCCGCAGCATCATCGAGCACCTGACGGACCGCGTGGCCGCGGACGTGCGCGCCGCCGTGCCCTGGCGCCCGGGAGCGCGCGAGCTGCTCTCGGCCCTGCGGGCGGAAGGCGTCCCGTGCGCCATGGTCACGATGTCCGAGAGCCTCCTCGCCGGCGAGATCGCCGCGCAGCTGCCCGAAGGCACCTTCTCCCACCTCGTCACCGGTGACCGCGTGAGCGCCGGCAAGCCGGATCCGGAGGCCTACCAGCTGGGCTTCGACCTGCTGGCGGCGGATCACCCCGGGCTCCGGAAGGACCGGGTCGTCGCCATCGAGGACTCCCTGCCGGGTGTCACCTCGGCCCTCGCCGCAGGGCTCGTCACGCTCGCCGTTCCCCACTTCGTCCCCCTGCCGCCCGACGGGCGCCGCACCGACTGGGACACTCTGGAGGGCCGGACGCCCGCCGATCTCGCCGCGCTCCTGCCGGAGGAGACGGGCGAGGACCGGCATGAGTAG
- a CDS encoding PAC2 family protein, giving the protein MDSFEENQPTGVQDLFQDAGEPERRITVMLAAFEGWNDAGEAASDALKYMGRYFGSERVSTIDADEFYDFQFTRPMIKRNSSGQRRIKWPNTRISKAVVPKSNVDLILVNGVEPSYKWRAYTAELVALAKELSVDCIVLVGALLADVPHSRPIPVTVTSDDDLVRESLDVEPSTYEGPIGIVGVLAEMGLLADIPTMSLWAAVPHYVGQSPSPKAQLALLNKLEEILQITVDTHVLTEESEAWERGVDELATEDPEVAAYVRQLEEAKDTVDLPEASGESIAREFERYLKKRRREQ; this is encoded by the coding sequence GTGGACAGCTTCGAAGAGAACCAGCCGACCGGCGTACAGGACCTTTTCCAGGATGCCGGCGAGCCAGAGCGCCGTATCACCGTCATGCTCGCGGCCTTCGAGGGCTGGAACGACGCCGGGGAAGCGGCCAGCGACGCCCTGAAGTACATGGGCCGGTACTTCGGCAGTGAGCGCGTCTCGACCATCGACGCCGACGAGTTCTACGACTTCCAGTTCACCCGGCCCATGATCAAGCGGAACTCCTCGGGCCAGCGGCGGATCAAATGGCCCAACACGCGCATCAGCAAGGCGGTCGTCCCGAAGTCCAACGTCGACCTGATCCTTGTCAACGGGGTCGAGCCCTCCTACAAGTGGCGCGCCTATACCGCCGAGCTCGTCGCCCTGGCAAAGGAGCTCAGCGTCGACTGCATCGTCCTCGTCGGAGCACTGCTGGCCGACGTCCCGCACTCGCGCCCCATCCCCGTCACGGTCACCTCCGACGACGACCTCGTCCGGGAGAGCCTGGACGTCGAGCCGTCGACGTACGAGGGCCCGATCGGCATCGTCGGCGTGCTGGCCGAGATGGGTCTGCTCGCCGATATCCCCACCATGTCCCTCTGGGCCGCCGTCCCCCACTACGTGGGCCAGTCGCCGTCGCCGAAGGCCCAGCTGGCCCTGCTGAACAAGCTCGAGGAGATCCTGCAGATCACGGTGGACACCCACGTGCTGACGGAGGAATCGGAGGCCTGGGAGCGGGGAGTGGACGAGCTCGCCACCGAGGACCCCGAGGTCGCGGCCTACGTGCGCCAGCTCGAGGAGGCCAAGGACACTGTGGACCTCCCGGAGGCGAGCGGCGAGTCGATCGCCCGTGAGTTCGAGCGCTACCTGAAGAAGCGCCGCCGCGAACAGTAG